From Neobacillus sp. PS2-9, the proteins below share one genomic window:
- a CDS encoding ABC transporter transmembrane domain-containing protein — translation MFSVLKKLSWFFKENWKRYVVAVTLLILVGLLDVIPPKIIGMAIDDIHIGVMNKEKIIHYLSILLIIMVSSYAITYIWMYQLFGGAFLVERKLRSRFMNHLLKMTPAFYEQNRTGDLMARATNDLKAISITAGFGILTLVDSSVWMLTLLITMGVMISWKLTLAAILPLPIMALLMKMYGKRLHTRFMEAQDSFGELNDSVLESIAGVRVIRAYVQEKADCERFHQLTEDVYEKNIRVAKIDSLFDPTIKVLVGISYLIGLGYGAYLVFHQAITLGNLVSFNVYLGMLIWPMFAIGELINVMQRGNASLDRVNETLSYKEDVVNPVQVVEVSNPSRIDYKEVTFRYPSSKENNLINVNVELFQGQTLGIVGKTGSGKTTFIKQLLRQYPLGSGELSISNVSLEQQTLNQIRHWIGYVPQDHVLFSKSVKENILFGRREASEKDLEMAIDLAAFRKDLDMLPDGLNTLVGEKGVALSGGQKQRISIARALIRNPEILILDDSLSAVDAKTEKRIIENIRKVRQEKTTIITTHRMSAVQHADHILVLDEGRIIEEGTHEQLLEKDGWYKEQFLRQQIENKVESEVTA, via the coding sequence ATGTTTTCGGTATTAAAAAAATTAAGCTGGTTCTTTAAAGAGAATTGGAAACGATATGTGGTAGCTGTGACGCTATTGATTTTAGTAGGTCTTCTAGACGTAATACCGCCAAAAATAATTGGTATGGCAATCGATGATATTCATATCGGTGTAATGAATAAAGAAAAAATTATACACTATCTTAGTATTCTTTTAATCATCATGGTAAGCTCCTATGCTATCACCTATATATGGATGTATCAATTGTTTGGAGGAGCCTTTTTAGTTGAGCGAAAGCTAAGGTCCCGTTTTATGAACCATTTGTTAAAGATGACACCAGCCTTTTACGAACAAAACCGTACAGGTGATTTAATGGCACGTGCCACTAATGACCTAAAGGCTATTTCGATTACAGCTGGATTTGGAATATTAACCCTTGTTGATTCAAGTGTCTGGATGTTGACTCTACTTATCACGATGGGAGTTATGATTAGTTGGAAGCTAACTCTAGCTGCCATTCTTCCACTCCCCATAATGGCACTACTAATGAAAATGTATGGAAAAAGACTTCATACTCGCTTTATGGAAGCCCAAGATTCTTTTGGTGAGCTCAATGACAGTGTCTTAGAATCAATCGCTGGAGTAAGGGTTATTCGGGCCTATGTTCAAGAAAAGGCTGATTGTGAGCGATTCCATCAATTAACGGAAGATGTGTATGAAAAAAATATCAGAGTAGCAAAGATTGATTCATTGTTTGACCCAACTATCAAAGTGCTTGTTGGAATTAGTTATTTAATTGGACTTGGATATGGAGCCTATCTAGTTTTCCACCAAGCAATTACATTAGGAAATCTTGTATCTTTTAATGTTTACTTAGGAATGCTAATTTGGCCGATGTTTGCAATAGGAGAGTTAATTAATGTCATGCAGCGCGGAAATGCCTCATTAGACCGTGTTAATGAAACTCTTAGTTACAAAGAGGATGTGGTAAATCCAGTTCAAGTGGTTGAAGTATCAAATCCTAGTCGAATTGACTATAAAGAGGTTACCTTCCGTTACCCATCTTCTAAGGAGAATAATCTTATCAATGTAAATGTTGAGCTGTTCCAAGGGCAAACATTAGGGATCGTTGGGAAAACGGGTAGCGGAAAGACAACTTTTATTAAACAATTATTAAGGCAATACCCATTAGGATCAGGGGAGTTGTCCATATCCAATGTTTCGTTAGAGCAACAAACACTTAACCAGATTCGCCATTGGATAGGCTATGTGCCTCAGGATCATGTGCTTTTTTCAAAAAGTGTGAAAGAAAATATCCTCTTTGGTAGACGAGAGGCGAGTGAGAAAGATTTAGAAATGGCTATAGATTTAGCTGCCTTTCGTAAAGACTTAGACATGCTTCCTGATGGTCTAAATACTCTTGTTGGTGAAAAAGGAGTGGCTTTATCTGGTGGGCAAAAACAAAGGATATCCATTGCGAGGGCATTAATTAGAAATCCAGAAATACTTATTCTAGATGATTCCTTGTCAGCGGTAGATGCCAAAACGGAAAAAAGAATCATTGAGAATATTCGTAAAGTTAGACAAGAAAAAACGACCATTATTACTACTCATCGAATGTCAGCAGTACAGCATGCCGATCATATTTTAGTCTTGGACGAAGGCCGGATTATCGAAGAAGGAACACATGAACAGCTTTTAGAAAAAGACGGGTGGTATAAGGAACAATTTTTACGCCAGCAGATTGAAAATAAAGTAGAGAGTGAGGTGACAGCATGA